A window of Pedobacter lusitanus contains these coding sequences:
- a CDS encoding CcmD family protein, translating into MKKLITTVLMLMVTMQLFAQEQSSVITDTLAGSEKIYVVAVCAVVILLGLIFFMFSIDRRLKKLEKKS; encoded by the coding sequence ATGAAGAAACTAATTACTACAGTCCTGATGTTAATGGTTACCATGCAGCTTTTTGCACAGGAACAGAGTTCTGTCATTACTGATACCCTTGCCGGATCAGAGAAAATTTATGTAGTTGCTGTATGTGCAGTAGTTATTTTACTGGGACTGATCTTTTTCATGTTCTCAATTGACCGGAGATTAAAAAAACTAGAAAAAAAATCTTAA
- a CDS encoding Glu/Leu/Phe/Val family dehydrogenase: MATTANETNFFTDVCKNFDNAAQFTGHPEGLLSQIKACNSVYRFQFPIRRGNGFEVIDAWRVEHSHHMSPTKGGIRYSEMVNEDEVMALAALMTYKCAIVNVPFGGAKGGIKITPKNYTTGELENITRRYTTELIKKNFIGPGIDVPAPDYGSGEREMSWIADTYMTMNPGQLDALGCVTGKPIALHGIRGRKEATGRGVAFAIRECVRVTEDMNKLGFKAGLEDKRVIVQGLGNVGYHSAKFLTEFGATIVGLCEYEGAIYNENGLNVDEVFAHRKLTGSILGFPGAKEFKNSMEGLEQPCDILVPAALENQITVENIKNIKAKIIAEGANGPCTPEAEEIFTEMGGIIIPDMYCNAGGVTVSYFEWLKNLSHVAFGRMEKRYAENSNANLINTLESLTGQSIPAEHRLMIVKGASEMELVNSGLEDTMIHSYHEIRETLVTKPGIQTLRTAAFVGSIDKIAVSYMNLGIWP, translated from the coding sequence ATGGCTACTACAGCAAACGAGACAAATTTTTTTACAGATGTCTGTAAAAACTTTGATAACGCAGCACAATTCACCGGTCACCCAGAGGGTTTACTATCACAAATTAAAGCTTGTAACAGTGTTTATCGTTTCCAATTCCCAATTCGCAGAGGAAATGGCTTCGAGGTAATTGATGCATGGCGTGTTGAGCACTCTCACCACATGAGTCCTACCAAAGGAGGGATTCGCTACAGTGAAATGGTTAATGAAGATGAGGTAATGGCATTGGCAGCATTAATGACTTACAAATGTGCTATCGTGAATGTTCCTTTTGGTGGTGCAAAAGGTGGTATTAAAATTACGCCAAAAAACTATACTACAGGTGAATTGGAAAATATCACCCGTCGTTATACTACTGAATTAATTAAAAAGAATTTTATCGGTCCTGGTATTGACGTTCCTGCTCCTGATTACGGATCTGGTGAACGTGAAATGAGCTGGATCGCTGATACATATATGACAATGAATCCAGGTCAGCTGGATGCTTTGGGTTGCGTAACCGGAAAGCCGATCGCTTTACACGGTATCCGCGGACGTAAAGAGGCTACTGGTCGTGGTGTTGCTTTTGCCATAAGAGAATGCGTAAGAGTAACTGAAGACATGAATAAACTAGGTTTTAAAGCTGGTTTAGAAGATAAAAGAGTTATCGTTCAGGGATTAGGAAATGTAGGGTATCACTCTGCAAAATTCCTTACTGAATTTGGTGCTACAATTGTTGGACTTTGTGAATATGAAGGTGCTATCTACAATGAGAACGGACTTAATGTTGACGAGGTGTTTGCACATCGTAAATTAACAGGTTCAATCTTAGGTTTCCCGGGAGCTAAAGAATTTAAAAATTCTATGGAAGGTCTGGAGCAGCCATGTGATATCCTTGTTCCTGCAGCTCTGGAGAATCAGATTACTGTAGAAAACATCAAAAACATCAAGGCGAAAATTATTGCTGAAGGTGCAAACGGACCATGTACTCCTGAAGCTGAAGAAATCTTCACTGAAATGGGTGGTATTATCATTCCTGATATGTACTGTAATGCTGGTGGTGTAACCGTTTCTTACTTTGAGTGGTTGAAAAACCTTTCTCACGTAGCTTTTGGCCGTATGGAAAAACGTTATGCAGAAAACTCAAACGCTAACTTAATCAATACACTGGAAAGTTTAACTGGTCAGAGCATTCCGGCTGAGCACCGTTTAATGATTGTTAAAGGTGCTTCTGAGATGGAACTGGTAAATTCAGGATTAGAAGATACTATGATTCACTCTTACCATGAAATCAGAGAGACTTTAGTAACTAAACCAGGTATCCAGACTTTAAGAACTGCTGCTTTTGTTGGTTCAATTGACAAAATTGCTGTTTCTTACATGAACTTAGGTATCTGGCCATAA
- the msrA gene encoding peptide-methionine (S)-S-oxide reductase MsrA, whose product MKRVIYFLIVCLLLASCSGREQKISSKNGFAVLPKPNSDEAVATFAGGCFWAMQESLIQLKGVNTVISGYAGGTTVNPTYEDMMGQNTGHAESVQVYYNPAQISYEQLVHAFFFAHDPTQLNRQGPDVGDNYRSVAFYRSTQERKTIAKVMTEMQAANYYAGGFVTELEPFRAFYPAETSQQDYYERNLWDPYIRNVSKPKVMHVRKELPQLIKNEYLK is encoded by the coding sequence ATGAAAAGAGTTATATATTTCTTAATTGTCTGTTTACTGCTCGCTTCCTGTTCGGGCAGAGAGCAAAAGATATCCAGTAAAAATGGATTTGCAGTATTACCCAAACCTAATTCCGATGAAGCTGTAGCTACCTTTGCAGGTGGTTGTTTCTGGGCTATGCAGGAAAGCCTGATCCAGCTGAAAGGAGTGAATACAGTAATCAGCGGATATGCTGGCGGAACTACCGTAAATCCTACCTATGAAGATATGATGGGGCAGAATACCGGTCATGCAGAATCGGTACAGGTTTATTATAATCCGGCGCAGATTTCCTATGAACAACTGGTACATGCTTTTTTCTTTGCACATGACCCCACTCAGTTAAACAGACAGGGGCCGGATGTAGGAGATAATTACCGGTCTGTTGCTTTTTACCGGAGTACGCAGGAAAGAAAGACAATAGCTAAAGTAATGACAGAAATGCAGGCTGCCAATTACTATGCCGGTGGTTTTGTTACAGAACTGGAGCCTTTTCGGGCATTTTATCCAGCAGAAACCTCTCAGCAAGACTATTATGAACGCAATTTATGGGATCCATACATTAGAAACGTTTCTAAACCTAAAGTCATGCACGTAAGAAAAGAGCTGCCTCAACTTATTAAAAATGAATATCTTAAGTAG
- a CDS encoding cytochrome c maturation protein CcmE, with amino-acid sequence MKKSAIIGLITIAICVCFLVSLNADTSNYSTFTEAAKDSREFHVMGHWAKEKGTYYDALKDANHFSFYMKDEKGDVKKVIYSGTKPQDFERSEKLVLIGKMNSDTFYASKILMKCPSKYNNDLVEIKQDGQVKRYK; translated from the coding sequence ATGAAGAAAAGTGCAATTATTGGCTTAATTACAATAGCTATCTGTGTTTGTTTCCTGGTAAGCTTAAATGCTGATACCAGTAACTATTCGACTTTTACAGAGGCGGCTAAGGACTCGAGAGAGTTTCACGTAATGGGACACTGGGCAAAAGAAAAGGGAACTTATTATGATGCTTTAAAAGATGCCAATCATTTTTCATTCTATATGAAAGATGAAAAGGGTGATGTTAAAAAAGTGATTTACAGTGGTACCAAACCACAGGATTTTGAACGTTCTGAAAAGCTTGTACTGATCGGTAAAATGAACAGTGATACTTTTTATGCTTCTAAAATATTAATGAAGTGCCCTTCTAAATATAATAACGACCTAGTAGAGATAAAGCAGGACGGACAGGTTAAACGATACAAATAA
- a CDS encoding heme lyase CcmF/NrfE family subunit: MDIQFTGETLLPGKVGQFFIVLAFAAALLSTISYFFATRNKDLADKSWQRLGRIAFLINLFSVIGIGVTLFYLILNHYNEYYYVYSHSSKTLPVYYIVSAFWEGQEGSFWLWAFWQAILGTILMWKARTWENGVMTVVSFSQVFLTSMLLGVQIWTERVGSSPFILLRDAVNLKEMAPVVFADAENYKNYLKFITDGRGLNPLLQNYWMVIHPPTLFLGFASMVVPFAYVITGLWQKRYKEWVKPAMPWALFAVMVLGTGIIMGSFWAYEALNFGGFWAWDPVENASLIPWLTLIGAVHVMIAFKNTGHAFFTSIALVLVSFILVLYASFLTRSGILGETSVHSFTDLGMFGHLILYNVVFLVIPVVLIVLRWKELPITNKDEETYSREFWMFIGALVVTVACIQVIFSTSVPVFNKAFGTNFAPPIDAIKYYNQWQAPFAILITMISGFSQFLKYKRTDTRKFYSSLIATLIIAVVVTAGFVYITNVYNNLIYILLSFSCMFAILSNARILTQGFSGKGKLVGAAVAHIGFALLLVGALVAAATSRPVSINATNFIPVKDFEKVEKPGENMVLYKNEPKKMGRFTVTYTNDTTIAPNTYYTLNFKVIDEKTGKLKEDFNLNPRVQINEKMGLIASPDTKHYLTYDVYTHITSAPDKKEAHAESDAQSEEQNYKKPRVVTVSTGDTLHTSSGIITVKDLNFKPTAKSLALAEGDIAVGLPLEIDLNGKIYKAEPIFLVKGHNTFDFARNIPELGLRLRFTKILPDQKKVELQVFEKPQQSKDWVVFKSIEFPYINLYWVGLIVMVIGFVISIIRRQKEIKTV; this comes from the coding sequence ATGGACATACAATTCACAGGAGAAACCCTCCTCCCCGGCAAAGTTGGGCAGTTTTTTATTGTTTTAGCGTTTGCCGCTGCATTACTTTCAACGATTTCTTATTTCTTTGCAACCCGCAATAAAGACCTTGCTGATAAATCCTGGCAAAGGTTGGGAAGAATAGCATTCTTAATTAATCTGTTTAGTGTAATTGGAATTGGTGTAACCTTGTTTTACCTGATCCTTAATCATTATAACGAATACTATTACGTTTATTCGCACTCTTCAAAAACACTTCCTGTTTACTATATTGTTTCTGCCTTCTGGGAAGGACAGGAAGGTAGTTTCTGGCTTTGGGCATTCTGGCAGGCAATATTGGGAACTATCCTGATGTGGAAAGCGAGGACATGGGAAAACGGTGTAATGACAGTTGTCTCTTTCTCGCAGGTGTTCTTGACCTCGATGCTTTTAGGCGTTCAGATCTGGACAGAGCGTGTCGGAAGTTCTCCTTTTATCCTTTTAAGGGATGCTGTAAATCTTAAAGAAATGGCACCGGTAGTATTTGCTGATGCTGAAAACTATAAAAACTACCTGAAGTTTATTACTGATGGAAGAGGATTAAACCCACTTTTACAGAATTACTGGATGGTTATTCACCCGCCAACCCTGTTCCTTGGTTTTGCAAGTATGGTTGTTCCTTTTGCTTATGTGATTACCGGTTTATGGCAAAAAAGATATAAAGAATGGGTAAAACCTGCTATGCCATGGGCACTGTTCGCAGTAATGGTTTTAGGAACGGGAATCATCATGGGCTCTTTCTGGGCTTATGAGGCACTTAACTTTGGTGGATTCTGGGCATGGGACCCGGTTGAAAATGCATCCCTGATTCCATGGCTTACTTTAATTGGTGCTGTCCATGTGATGATTGCTTTCAAAAACACAGGGCATGCTTTTTTTACTTCAATCGCACTGGTTTTAGTAAGTTTTATCCTGGTACTATATGCTTCTTTCTTAACCAGAAGTGGTATTCTTGGAGAGACATCAGTACATTCATTCACAGATCTTGGAATGTTCGGACATCTGATTCTTTACAATGTAGTTTTCCTGGTTATTCCGGTTGTACTGATTGTTTTACGCTGGAAAGAATTACCTATTACCAATAAAGACGAAGAAACTTATTCAAGAGAATTCTGGATGTTCATCGGAGCATTGGTTGTAACAGTAGCGTGTATACAGGTAATCTTTTCTACCTCAGTTCCGGTATTTAATAAAGCATTCGGAACTAATTTTGCTCCGCCTATTGACGCGATTAAGTATTATAATCAATGGCAGGCCCCTTTTGCTATTCTGATTACGATGATTTCTGGTTTCTCCCAGTTCTTAAAATACAAACGAACCGATACCCGTAAGTTCTACAGCAGCCTGATTGCTACATTAATTATTGCTGTAGTAGTTACAGCAGGTTTTGTTTATATAACCAATGTATACAACAACCTGATCTATATTTTACTGTCGTTCAGCTGTATGTTCGCTATCCTTTCCAATGCCCGTATTCTGACACAAGGATTTAGTGGTAAAGGTAAATTAGTCGGAGCAGCTGTAGCACACATCGGATTTGCATTATTACTGGTAGGTGCACTGGTTGCTGCTGCTACAAGCAGACCTGTTTCTATCAATGCAACGAACTTTATTCCCGTAAAAGATTTCGAGAAGGTTGAAAAACCAGGTGAAAACATGGTGTTGTACAAAAATGAGCCTAAGAAAATGGGACGTTTCACTGTGACTTACACTAATGATACCACGATAGCACCTAATACTTATTACACCCTGAATTTTAAGGTGATTGATGAAAAAACAGGTAAGCTTAAAGAAGATTTTAATCTGAATCCACGTGTTCAGATCAATGAGAAAATGGGGCTGATTGCATCTCCTGATACCAAACATTATCTTACTTACGATGTGTATACACATATTACCAGTGCTCCGGATAAAAAAGAGGCACATGCAGAGAGTGATGCCCAGAGTGAAGAACAGAATTATAAAAAACCAAGAGTAGTTACCGTTAGCACAGGTGATACCTTACATACCAGCAGTGGTATTATCACGGTGAAAGATCTTAACTTCAAACCAACTGCAAAAAGTCTTGCGCTGGCTGAAGGTGATATCGCAGTAGGTCTTCCATTGGAGATCGACCTGAATGGAAAGATTTATAAAGCAGAGCCTATATTCCTGGTTAAAGGACATAATACATTTGACTTTGCCCGCAATATTCCTGAATTAGGTTTAAGACTGAGATTTACCAAGATACTTCCTGATCAGAAAAAAGTAGAACTGCAGGTATTTGAAAAACCTCAGCAGTCTAAAGACTGGGTAGTGTTTAAGTCTATTGAATTCCCTTATATCAATTTATATTGGGTAGGTTTGATTGTAATGGTGATTGGATTTGTAATTTCCATTATCAGACGACAAAAAGAAATTAAGACAGTCTGA
- a CDS encoding Rossmann-like and DUF2520 domain-containing protein: MNIVCIGSGNVATHFAIALKAIGADIVQVWSHDGKNAEILAALTKAEPISNWDDLDRSADCYLIAVKDDAIAGVAAHLTDVKGVVIHTSGATPMSVLSEVKSGYGVIYPLQTFSKSKAVDMTQVPLCIEADQPLTLEKIQVIAQLLSPKVSVITSQQRSILHLAAVFACNFSNHLYQLSSGLLEQYNLNFDLLKPLILETAEKVQSNAPAEAQTGPASRGDQKTIKKHLDLLNGNPDLQKIYETLSNSIKKTHL, encoded by the coding sequence ATGAACATTGTTTGTATAGGTTCGGGAAATGTGGCAACACATTTTGCCATTGCTTTAAAAGCGATAGGGGCAGACATTGTTCAGGTCTGGAGTCATGATGGTAAAAATGCAGAGATTCTTGCGGCTTTGACAAAGGCAGAACCAATCAGTAACTGGGACGATCTGGATCGTTCTGCTGATTGTTATCTGATTGCGGTAAAAGATGATGCAATTGCTGGAGTGGCTGCCCATTTAACAGATGTAAAAGGTGTAGTTATTCATACTTCGGGAGCAACACCTATGAGTGTACTCTCTGAAGTGAAAAGCGGGTATGGCGTTATTTATCCCCTGCAAACCTTTTCCAAATCAAAAGCTGTAGATATGACTCAGGTACCTTTGTGTATTGAGGCAGATCAGCCGCTTACTTTAGAAAAAATACAGGTAATTGCACAGTTATTGAGTCCTAAAGTTTCTGTGATTACTTCACAGCAGCGAAGTATTTTACATCTGGCAGCCGTTTTTGCCTGTAACTTCAGCAATCATCTTTATCAGTTAAGCAGCGGATTGCTGGAACAGTATAACCTTAATTTCGATTTACTAAAGCCACTGATTCTGGAGACGGCAGAGAAAGTACAGTCAAATGCACCGGCCGAAGCGCAGACAGGCCCGGCCAGCAGAGGTGATCAGAAGACCATAAAAAAACATCTGGATTTGCTGAACGGTAATCCCGATCTGCAAAAAATCTACGAAACGTTAAGTAATAGCATTAAAAAAACGCATCTATAA
- a CDS encoding 2Fe-2S iron-sulfur cluster-binding protein, translating into MNIYQLTVNFEEKGKAQVQLPIAGGESVLEVCLDNGIDLQHNCGGVCGCSTCHVYVTKGMDNIQEISDKEEDFIDRAISPKISSRLGCQCVVINGNIEVTIPNQSEFLGH; encoded by the coding sequence ATGAATATTTATCAATTAACAGTCAATTTTGAGGAAAAGGGTAAAGCGCAGGTTCAACTACCAATTGCAGGTGGAGAATCAGTTCTGGAAGTCTGCCTGGATAATGGAATAGATCTACAACATAACTGCGGCGGTGTTTGCGGTTGCAGTACCTGTCATGTATATGTGACTAAGGGAATGGATAACATTCAGGAAATATCTGATAAAGAAGAAGACTTCATTGACCGGGCTATAAGTCCAAAAATCTCTTCCAGATTAGGTTGCCAGTGTGTAGTCATCAACGGAAATATAGAAGTTACTATCCCTAACCAATCTGAATTTTTAGGCCATTAA
- the iscX gene encoding Fe-S cluster assembly protein IscX, which yields MQDKFALPIHWQDHEDIAQELYEKFGDDFNESKIYRIRFTELIDWVLSLPNFKGTREESNEGHLEQIQSAWVYEWRDNQD from the coding sequence ATGCAGGATAAGTTTGCTTTACCAATTCACTGGCAGGATCATGAAGATATCGCTCAGGAGTTATATGAAAAGTTTGGTGATGATTTTAACGAATCTAAAATCTACCGTATCAGGTTCACTGAATTGATAGACTGGGTTCTTTCATTACCTAATTTCAAAGGTACAAGAGAAGAAAGCAATGAAGGTCACCTGGAGCAAATCCAGTCTGCCTGGGTTTACGAGTGGAGAGATAATCAGGATTAA
- a CDS encoding KdsC family phosphatase — MLLQKLKGITTFVFDVDGVLTNGDVIASDSGELMRTFNIKDGYALQLAVKKGYHVCIISGGRGQAMEKRFEGLGIPDVFLGVSDKVEVFNDYLEIYNIKARQVLYMGDDIPDLNVMKLVGIPTCPADACPDIKAISEYISPFSGGKTAVRDVIEKVLRVQEKWFDANPSAADSSK, encoded by the coding sequence ATGTTACTGCAGAAACTTAAAGGGATTACGACATTTGTCTTTGATGTCGACGGTGTTTTAACCAACGGCGATGTTATAGCTTCGGATTCCGGAGAGCTTATGCGTACTTTCAATATTAAAGACGGCTATGCTTTACAGCTGGCCGTTAAAAAAGGATATCATGTCTGTATTATTTCGGGTGGTCGTGGTCAGGCAATGGAAAAACGTTTTGAGGGTTTAGGTATTCCGGATGTGTTCCTTGGTGTTTCTGACAAAGTTGAAGTATTCAACGACTATCTGGAGATTTATAATATCAAAGCCAGGCAGGTATTATACATGGGGGATGATATTCCTGACCTGAATGTAATGAAGCTGGTGGGAATACCGACCTGTCCGGCTGATGCCTGTCCTGATATCAAAGCGATCAGCGAATACATTTCTCCTTTCAGTGGCGGGAAAACTGCAGTGAGAGATGTTATTGAAAAGGTTCTCCGGGTGCAGGAGAAATGGTTTGATGCAAACCCTTCGGCAGCTGATTCCAGTAAATAA
- a CDS encoding Maf family protein, with protein MYKQTTPLILASKSPRRQELMQLMGLDFKVLLKDVDESYPEDLTPEAIACYISEKKAMAFVEERLSNLVITADTIVAYNGEILGKPADAAHARVMLEKLSGTSHHVYTGVSLAYKDKLKTFVDRTEVRFRVLSTEEIEHYINKYSPLDKAGSYGIQDWLGFIAVEQIEGSYTNVMGLPTEKLYFELSNF; from the coding sequence ATGTATAAGCAAACCACTCCTCTTATTCTGGCTTCTAAATCACCCCGCAGACAAGAATTGATGCAATTGATGGGACTTGACTTTAAAGTTTTATTAAAAGATGTAGATGAGAGTTATCCGGAGGATCTTACACCCGAAGCAATTGCCTGTTATATCTCAGAAAAGAAAGCAATGGCATTTGTCGAAGAGCGGTTATCAAACCTGGTCATCACAGCCGATACCATCGTAGCGTATAACGGAGAAATATTAGGTAAACCAGCAGATGCGGCACATGCCAGAGTAATGCTGGAAAAACTATCCGGAACCAGCCATCACGTCTACACAGGGGTAAGCCTGGCTTATAAAGACAAACTGAAAACCTTTGTTGACCGGACAGAAGTACGTTTCAGAGTGCTCAGTACAGAAGAAATAGAACATTATATCAATAAATACAGTCCTCTGGATAAAGCAGGATCTTATGGAATTCAGGACTGGCTTGGATTTATTGCGGTAGAGCAAATAGAAGGATCCTATACCAATGTGATGGGCTTACCTACCGAAAAACTTTATTTCGAGCTATCAAATTTCTGA